In Variovorax paradoxus, a single genomic region encodes these proteins:
- the paaC gene encoding 1,2-phenylacetyl-CoA epoxidase subunit PaaC, with protein sequence MQVDPGIYSEYLLRLGDTNFVLGHRLSEWLGKAPTIEEELALINIGLDLIGQARAIYKHALSAGGDDRDEDQLVFLRDAHEYRNLLLVEKENGDFGYTIARQLAYSVYARLYWEALSTSKDLEVAGVAAKAAKEARYHVKHAGEWLVRLGDGTEESHARCQDGVDQVWMYTGEMFEMDAVAQSVLKAGLGVDAALLKGEWLSQMSAWLDRSTLTRPGDTWMVSGGRAGQHTEHLGRMLAEMQFLQRAYPGQKW encoded by the coding sequence ATGCAAGTCGATCCGGGAATTTATTCCGAATACCTTCTTCGCCTGGGGGACACGAATTTCGTCCTTGGGCATCGCCTGTCGGAATGGTTGGGAAAAGCTCCGACCATCGAAGAGGAGTTGGCGCTGATCAACATCGGGCTGGACCTGATCGGGCAGGCGCGCGCAATCTACAAACACGCGTTGTCGGCGGGCGGCGACGATCGGGACGAGGATCAACTGGTCTTTCTTCGCGACGCGCACGAATACCGGAACCTGCTGCTTGTCGAGAAAGAGAACGGCGATTTCGGCTACACGATCGCCCGCCAGTTGGCTTATTCGGTGTATGCGCGCCTGTACTGGGAAGCTCTCTCCACCTCGAAGGACCTGGAAGTTGCGGGCGTCGCCGCGAAGGCGGCAAAGGAAGCGCGCTACCACGTCAAGCATGCAGGTGAATGGCTGGTTCGTCTGGGCGACGGCACCGAGGAGAGTCATGCGCGCTGCCAGGATGGCGTCGACCAGGTGTGGATGTATACCGGCGAGATGTTCGAGATGGACGCTGTCGCCCAATCCGTCCTCAAGGCGGGGCTGGGTGTCGACGCGGCTTTACTCAAGGGCGAGTGGCTGTCGCAGATGAGTGCATGGCTCGATCGATCGACACTGACCCGGCCCGGCGATACCTGGATGGTCAGCGGCGGGCGCGCCGGTCAACACACGGAGCACCTTGGGCGCAT
- the paaB gene encoding 1,2-phenylacetyl-CoA epoxidase subunit PaaB has protein sequence MQEPNTPLFEVFLRPRNGLAHLHVGSVHAADEAMALQSARDVYTRRGEAKSIWVVRSVHIAASDPGEKDVNFSPSDPVHKPYRHPTFYEIPAEIGHM, from the coding sequence ATGCAAGAACCTAACACCCCGCTCTTCGAAGTCTTCCTGCGGCCGCGCAACGGCCTGGCACACCTTCACGTGGGCAGCGTCCATGCGGCCGATGAGGCGATGGCGCTGCAAAGCGCGAGGGACGTCTACACGAGGCGTGGCGAGGCGAAGTCCATCTGGGTCGTGCGAAGTGTTCACATCGCTGCCAGCGATCCGGGTGAGAAGGACGTCAACTTCTCGCCTTCGGACCCTGTCCACAAGCCTTACAGGCACCCGACCTTCTATGAAATCCCCGCCGAGATCGGGCACATGTGA
- the paaA gene encoding 1,2-phenylacetyl-CoA epoxidase subunit PaaA: MYSQGLIGAEVTATEDEEFLARFQSRIDAGEKIEAMDEMPSAYRRTMIRQMSQHAHSEIIGMYPEANWVTRAPTIRRKLQMMAKIQDEAGHGLYIYGATETLGVSREDLMDQLLTGVAKYSSVFNYPTLTWADIAVIGWLADGAAIMNQIPLCRCSYGPYARAMVLVCKEESFHQRQGYESMMVLMNGSEDQRRMAQDAVNRWWWPCMMMFGPPDEQSTNSEQSIKWKIKTATNDELRRRFLTATIPQAKYLGIEIPDPDMQFDPESQQWIPGPIDWSEFWRVVKGDGPCNRERIAARRKASAEGEWVRAGLAAHARKQAQRNAEQAQA, translated from the coding sequence ATGTATTCCCAGGGATTGATCGGCGCAGAGGTGACCGCCACGGAGGACGAGGAGTTCCTGGCACGATTTCAGAGCCGGATCGATGCCGGAGAGAAGATCGAGGCGATGGACGAAATGCCGTCCGCATATCGCCGCACCATGATCCGGCAGATGTCGCAGCATGCGCATTCCGAAATCATCGGGATGTATCCCGAGGCGAACTGGGTCACGCGCGCGCCGACGATCCGTCGGAAACTGCAGATGATGGCCAAGATCCAGGATGAGGCGGGCCACGGTCTGTATATCTATGGGGCCACCGAGACACTCGGTGTCTCTCGCGAGGACCTGATGGACCAGCTGCTCACCGGAGTTGCAAAGTACTCCAGTGTCTTCAACTATCCGACGCTGACCTGGGCCGACATTGCCGTGATTGGCTGGCTCGCCGATGGCGCGGCCATCATGAACCAGATTCCGCTGTGTCGCTGCTCCTACGGGCCTTATGCCCGGGCCATGGTGCTGGTGTGCAAGGAAGAAAGCTTCCATCAGCGACAGGGCTACGAGTCGATGATGGTTCTGATGAACGGGTCCGAGGATCAGCGCAGGATGGCGCAGGATGCGGTCAACCGCTGGTGGTGGCCTTGCATGATGATGTTCGGCCCCCCCGATGAGCAATCGACGAACTCGGAGCAAAGCATCAAATGGAAGATCAAGACGGCAACGAACGATGAGTTGCGGCGACGATTCTTGACGGCCACGATTCCCCAGGCGAAGTATCTCGGGATCGAAATCCCCGACCCGGACATGCAATTCGACCCGGAGTCGCAGCAGTGGATTCCGGGCCCCATCGACTGGAGCGAATTCTGGCGCGTGGTAAAGGGCGATGGGCCGTGCAATCGGGAACGAATCGCAGCACGACGCAAGGCCTCGGCCGAAGGCGAATGGGTGCGCGCGGGCCTGGCCGCACATGCTCGAAAGCAAGCACAACGAAACGCTGAACAGGCCCAAGCCTGA
- a CDS encoding ABC transporter ATP-binding protein: MSDKEALLSVVDAKSCYGRVEVLHGISLDVFEGEVVAIIGANGAGKTTLMRTISGVQDLSAGSMRFAGESLDRVPAHRRISRGIAQVPEGRHVFPSLSVEDNLQLGAWSLSRVQRRERARMDWAYQAFPILHEKRSIAAGRLSGGQQQMVAIARAMMVRPRLLLLDEPSMGLAPLIVKQVFEALHALKQQGMTILLIEQNATLALEFANRAYVMETGSVTLEGPAAAVRADPRVQASYLGS; this comes from the coding sequence ATGAGTGATAAAGAAGCGTTGCTGTCGGTCGTCGATGCGAAGTCCTGCTATGGCCGCGTCGAGGTGCTGCACGGCATATCGCTGGACGTCTTCGAAGGCGAGGTGGTCGCCATCATCGGTGCAAACGGGGCTGGCAAGACCACCTTGATGCGAACCATCTCTGGCGTCCAGGATCTGTCTGCCGGCAGCATGCGATTCGCCGGCGAGTCGCTCGATCGCGTGCCCGCACATCGCCGCATCAGTCGGGGCATTGCGCAGGTGCCTGAGGGGCGACACGTTTTTCCATCGCTGTCCGTCGAGGACAACCTTCAACTCGGCGCGTGGTCCCTCAGTCGAGTTCAGCGTCGCGAGCGTGCGCGCATGGACTGGGCCTACCAAGCTTTTCCCATCCTTCATGAAAAGCGCAGCATCGCCGCGGGCCGGCTGTCCGGGGGCCAACAGCAAATGGTGGCGATCGCCCGTGCCATGATGGTCCGACCGAGGCTTCTTCTGCTGGACGAACCCAGTATGGGCTTGGCTCCGCTGATCGTGAAGCAGGTATTCGAGGCGCTCCATGCGCTCAAGCAGCAAGGCATGACCATTCTCCTGATCGAGCAGAACGCGACGCTTGCACTCGAGTTCGCGAACCGCGCCTACGTCATGGAAACAGGGTCCGTGACGCTCGAAGGGCCCGCGGCAGCGGTCCGCGCCGATCCGCGCGTTCAAGCCTCGTATCTCGGATCCTAA
- a CDS encoding ABC transporter ATP-binding protein: MTSLLEVAEVGIDFGGLRALDCVSFSAAPGEILAVIGPNGAGKTTLFNVISGLYRPRAGQVRIGNEVVTGLAPHQLAQRGLTRTFQNLQIFQSMSAIENVLVGRHLRERHGILAHALALPSVRREQQESRSLAMESLRAVGLENLADRAAASLSYGALKRLEIARALAAGPKVLLLDEPAAGCNPSETEEISAIICKIAATGVTIVLVEHDMRMVMKISDHIVVLNFGRQIASGSAEEVRSDSAVIEAYLGQAA; the protein is encoded by the coding sequence ATGACATCACTTCTTGAGGTGGCTGAGGTCGGGATCGACTTCGGCGGACTCAGAGCGCTCGATTGCGTTTCGTTTTCCGCCGCGCCGGGTGAAATCCTCGCAGTGATTGGCCCGAACGGCGCCGGTAAAACCACGTTGTTCAACGTGATCTCCGGACTCTACCGGCCCCGGGCCGGCCAGGTTCGGATCGGCAACGAAGTGGTGACGGGCCTGGCTCCGCACCAGCTGGCGCAACGGGGCCTGACCCGGACGTTCCAGAACCTGCAGATTTTTCAAAGCATGTCCGCCATCGAGAACGTGCTGGTCGGTCGCCACCTGCGCGAACGCCATGGGATCCTGGCCCATGCACTGGCACTGCCCTCGGTACGGCGGGAACAGCAGGAGTCGCGTTCGCTGGCCATGGAAAGCCTTCGGGCAGTCGGCCTGGAAAACCTGGCCGACCGGGCTGCCGCATCGCTGTCGTACGGTGCACTGAAGCGACTGGAGATCGCGCGTGCCCTTGCGGCCGGACCCAAGGTGCTGCTGCTCGACGAGCCTGCAGCCGGATGCAACCCGAGCGAGACCGAAGAGATCAGCGCCATCATCTGCAAGATCGCCGCAACCGGCGTCACCATCGTCCTGGTGGAGCACGACATGCGAATGGTCATGAAAATCTCGGACCACATCGTGGTGCTCAACTTCGGGCGGCAGATCGCAAGCGGTTCCGCGGAAGAGGTTCGCTCCGACTCAGCGGTGATTGAAGCATATCTGGGGCAAGCCGCATGA
- a CDS encoding branched-chain amino acid ABC transporter permease: MLLAAVIVLLPFVFTANFHLRVIVLVWIYSLAAIGLNLMMGYGGQVSLGHGAFLAIGAYAVAVGSSRWGLSPAVTLPGGVLVSAALAFVVGRPILRLKGHYLAVGTLGFGVLVFMALTNQVAWSGGPDGMQVVRRALFGWDMRGNIFWYALTGSLLMIGAWIALNLANSPTGLALRALRDSEIASSSLGVDIARQKLFVFVLSACYASVAGSLIALFNGHVTPGLSDFMVSVQLVTMVVLGGMGSVLGSVVGAALLVLLPQVLSSLHDYEQAFIGFVMVASAIFLRAGIVPSLARALQSRNRHDITS; encoded by the coding sequence TTGCTCCTTGCCGCAGTCATCGTGCTGTTGCCATTCGTGTTCACGGCCAATTTCCATCTGCGCGTCATCGTCCTCGTATGGATCTACTCGCTTGCGGCGATCGGGCTTAACCTCATGATGGGCTACGGCGGTCAGGTGAGCCTGGGCCACGGGGCGTTTCTGGCCATCGGCGCCTATGCCGTGGCAGTGGGTTCGTCCCGATGGGGCTTGAGCCCGGCAGTGACGCTGCCGGGGGGCGTCCTGGTGTCGGCGGCCCTGGCCTTCGTCGTCGGCCGCCCCATCCTTCGACTGAAGGGCCATTACCTTGCGGTGGGAACGTTGGGCTTCGGCGTCCTGGTGTTCATGGCGCTGACCAACCAGGTTGCATGGTCGGGCGGCCCGGACGGGATGCAGGTCGTTCGCAGGGCATTGTTCGGCTGGGACATGCGGGGCAACATCTTCTGGTACGCATTGACCGGCTCGTTGCTGATGATCGGCGCGTGGATCGCGTTGAATCTCGCCAACAGCCCCACGGGACTCGCGCTGCGCGCCCTCAGGGACAGCGAAATCGCTTCGTCCTCCCTGGGAGTCGACATCGCCCGCCAGAAGCTGTTTGTCTTCGTGCTCTCCGCGTGCTACGCCTCGGTCGCGGGCAGCCTCATCGCGCTATTCAACGGGCACGTCACACCGGGGCTGTCGGACTTCATGGTCTCGGTTCAACTGGTGACCATGGTCGTTCTCGGCGGCATGGGCTCCGTCCTGGGCTCTGTCGTGGGCGCCGCATTGCTTGTGCTGCTGCCGCAGGTGCTCAGCAGCCTGCATGACTACGAGCAGGCATTCATCGGCTTCGTCATGGTTGCGTCGGCCATCTTCCTGAGGGCGGGCATCGTTCCCTCCCTCGCTCGCGCCCTCCAGTCCAGGAACCGCCATGACATCACTTCTTGA
- a CDS encoding branched-chain amino acid ABC transporter permease, whose protein sequence is MTEFLQFALAGISVGVIYGAIAVGFNIIYNSSHVVNFAQGEFVMLGAMTCVLLLGAGLPYPLAAFLAVAATAVVGLLLYDVAIRPAKNAPVIMLIIITIGASILIRGLARPIFGTGVASLPAVVPGASISIGGAVVQPQSLIVVAGTLGAVLLLWLFMRKTLLGKGLIAASSDPMAATLMGIRVSNIVRLSFLISASLGAVSGILIAPIALANYEMGTLLALKGFAAAILGGMGSIPGAVLGGLLVGLSEAMSAGYISSDYKDATAFVVIMLALFFFPNGLVGSGEVTRA, encoded by the coding sequence ATGACCGAATTCCTGCAGTTTGCACTTGCCGGCATTTCCGTTGGCGTCATCTATGGCGCCATCGCAGTCGGCTTCAACATCATCTACAACTCTTCGCATGTGGTGAATTTCGCCCAAGGCGAATTCGTCATGCTAGGCGCGATGACGTGTGTCCTGCTGCTCGGTGCAGGCCTTCCCTACCCGCTCGCCGCGTTCCTTGCCGTGGCGGCCACGGCCGTCGTCGGGCTATTGCTGTATGACGTTGCCATCCGACCTGCGAAGAATGCGCCGGTGATCATGCTGATCATCATCACGATCGGCGCATCCATTCTGATACGCGGCCTCGCCCGGCCGATCTTCGGTACGGGCGTCGCCTCGCTGCCTGCCGTCGTGCCAGGTGCCTCCATCTCGATCGGGGGCGCGGTCGTGCAACCCCAGAGCCTCATCGTGGTCGCTGGTACTTTGGGTGCAGTTCTATTGCTGTGGCTGTTCATGAGGAAGACGCTGCTGGGGAAGGGGTTGATCGCTGCTTCCTCCGATCCCATGGCTGCGACGCTGATGGGCATCCGGGTCAGCAACATCGTGCGACTCAGCTTTTTAATCTCGGCTTCGCTCGGGGCCGTGTCCGGCATCCTGATCGCGCCCATTGCTCTTGCCAACTACGAGATGGGCACGCTGCTCGCATTGAAAGGCTTTGCGGCCGCGATCCTCGGTGGCATGGGAAGCATCCCTGGTGCCGTGCTTGGCGGGCTTCTGGTCGGACTCAGCGAGGCAATGTCCGCCGGCTATATCTCCTCCGACTACAAGGATGCCACTGCCTTTGTGGTCATCATGCTGGCCCTGTTCTTCTTCCCGAATGGCCTGGTCGGTTCGGGAGAGGTGACTCGTGCGTAG
- a CDS encoding ABC transporter substrate-binding protein, whose protein sequence is MKLLLASLLALAIHPVYAADPIKIGAVISRTGPAAFLGEPQEITLKHYVGEINKSGGVLGRPLELVIYDDTSDANTTRTFATRLIEEDKVVAAMGASTTGGTLAIAPVFDEAKVPLISLAAGIEIVQPVRPFVFKTPHDDRMVCSAIALDMKARGYKNIALMTGTDGVGKSMRKECTAAAAAQGIKVIADENFNAKDIDMTPQLTKIKNTKGVDAVFVGGFGQPLAVVTRNYGQLGLPFPQYHANGSASKEYIQMAGPASERVRLPGPLLVVADKLGPNDPARAVPVAYAATYKKVSGKDASSFGGYSYDALMLIVNAIKRAGSSNPAAIRNALETTKNYMGVTGTYNLSPTDHNGLDRSSLYMVDIKNGDWSLKQ, encoded by the coding sequence ATGAAGTTGCTTTTGGCAAGCCTGCTTGCGCTGGCAATCCATCCCGTGTACGCCGCCGATCCGATCAAGATCGGCGCCGTCATCTCGAGAACGGGGCCGGCGGCCTTCCTTGGCGAGCCGCAGGAGATCACGCTCAAACACTACGTCGGCGAGATCAACAAGTCGGGTGGCGTGCTCGGCCGCCCGCTCGAACTCGTAATCTACGACGACACCTCCGATGCAAACACCACGCGCACTTTCGCCACCCGGCTGATCGAAGAAGATAAAGTGGTTGCGGCGATGGGTGCCAGCACGACCGGCGGAACCCTGGCCATCGCGCCGGTCTTCGACGAAGCGAAGGTGCCACTGATTTCCCTGGCCGCCGGAATCGAGATCGTCCAGCCCGTTCGGCCGTTCGTCTTCAAGACGCCGCACGACGACCGGATGGTTTGCTCGGCCATCGCATTGGACATGAAGGCGCGGGGCTACAAGAACATCGCTTTGATGACCGGAACCGATGGCGTGGGCAAGTCCATGCGCAAGGAATGTACGGCCGCGGCGGCAGCGCAGGGAATCAAGGTGATTGCCGATGAGAACTTCAACGCGAAGGACATCGACATGACTCCGCAGCTGACCAAGATCAAGAACACCAAGGGTGTCGATGCGGTTTTCGTCGGCGGATTCGGGCAGCCGCTCGCGGTCGTCACGCGCAACTATGGACAACTGGGCCTGCCCTTCCCGCAGTACCACGCGAACGGATCGGCTTCCAAGGAATACATCCAGATGGCGGGCCCCGCGAGCGAGCGCGTTCGCCTGCCTGGACCTCTCCTGGTCGTCGCAGACAAGCTCGGCCCGAATGATCCTGCGCGAGCTGTTCCGGTGGCCTACGCCGCCACGTACAAGAAGGTGAGCGGCAAGGACGCTTCCTCGTTCGGCGGCTACAGCTACGACGCGCTGATGCTCATCGTGAACGCCATCAAGCGCGCCGGCTCCAGCAATCCCGCGGCCATCCGGAACGCGTTGGAAACGACCAAAAACTACATGGGCGTCACCGGCACGTACAACCTGAGCCCGACGGATCACAACGGTCTGGACCGAAGCTCGCTGTACATGGTCGACATCAAGAACGGCGACTGGTCTCTCAAACAATAA
- the paaI gene encoding hydroxyphenylacetyl-CoA thioesterase PaaI: MSGEEERRMAESCAQLMSASDKTLQRFGMTVDAIGPGTARLSMEFDETAVNGFGMAHGGLIFLLADSAFAYACNSRNHMAVGQFCTIAFIKAGLNRGRYTATAEERSLTGRSGIYDVAVRDADHQLIAEFRGHSRLIEGTHFPQ; the protein is encoded by the coding sequence ATGAGCGGCGAAGAAGAGCGGCGCATGGCGGAAAGCTGCGCGCAGCTGATGAGCGCCAGCGACAAGACGCTGCAGCGCTTCGGGATGACCGTGGATGCGATCGGGCCAGGGACCGCCCGACTGTCGATGGAGTTCGACGAGACGGCAGTGAACGGCTTCGGAATGGCGCACGGCGGGCTGATCTTCCTGCTTGCCGACTCTGCGTTCGCCTACGCATGCAATTCGCGCAATCACATGGCGGTGGGCCAGTTCTGCACCATTGCATTCATCAAGGCCGGCCTCAACCGCGGTCGATATACAGCGACTGCAGAGGAACGCAGCCTGACGGGCCGTTCCGGCATCTACGACGTGGCCGTGCGCGATGCGGATCACCAGCTGATTGCCGAATTTCGCGGGCACTCCAGGCTGATCGAAGGAACTCATTTCCCGCAATAG
- a CDS encoding enoyl-CoA hydratase-related protein has product MQENKVVDSVVATRTQDCLLIELNRPASFNAFTIDMHEALLNALNGIADDSGIRCVILTGAGKAFCAGQDLVEAADPNGPIKSLGDHLDRRYNRLIRALRAVPVPVIAAVNGVAAGAGASLALACDIVVAARSARFVMAFSKLGLVPDSGATWLLPRLLGPHRARAMILLGESVDAKTASEWGLVWALFDDADLRKGAMELARRLATMPASGLSLSKRALDSSSTNSLDEQLDVERDLQTIAGQAPEYQEALAAFLGKREPQSVSLQVKS; this is encoded by the coding sequence ATGCAGGAGAACAAGGTGGTCGATTCCGTCGTAGCAACCCGAACGCAGGATTGCCTGCTGATCGAGCTGAATCGGCCGGCCAGCTTCAACGCGTTCACGATCGACATGCACGAGGCGCTGTTGAATGCGTTGAATGGCATCGCGGACGATTCGGGGATCCGCTGCGTGATCCTCACGGGCGCCGGCAAGGCGTTTTGCGCCGGGCAGGACCTTGTCGAAGCTGCCGATCCGAACGGACCCATCAAGTCGCTCGGCGACCACCTGGACAGGCGCTACAACCGTTTGATTCGAGCGCTTCGTGCCGTTCCGGTGCCGGTGATCGCCGCGGTCAACGGCGTTGCAGCGGGAGCAGGAGCCAGCCTCGCCCTCGCGTGCGACATCGTCGTCGCTGCCCGGTCGGCGCGATTCGTGATGGCCTTCTCGAAATTGGGCCTCGTGCCGGACTCCGGTGCGACCTGGCTGCTGCCCAGGTTGTTGGGGCCGCATCGCGCGCGGGCGATGATCCTGCTGGGCGAATCCGTCGACGCCAAAACCGCGAGCGAGTGGGGCTTGGTCTGGGCCCTCTTCGACGATGCAGACTTGCGCAAGGGCGCGATGGAACTCGCGCGACGGCTTGCGACGATGCCGGCGTCGGGGTTGTCGCTCTCCAAGCGTGCGCTGGACTCCAGCAGCACGAACTCCCTGGACGAACAACTGGACGTGGAGCGCGACCTGCAGACCATTGCGGGTCAAGCACCGGAATACCAGGAGGCGCTTGCCGCGTTCCTGGGAAAGCGCGAGCCGCAGTCCGTGTCGCTGCAGGTGAAATCATGA